In Solobacterium moorei, a single genomic region encodes these proteins:
- the mgtA gene encoding magnesium-translocating P-type ATPase, whose product MILNNNKKLGPMPKSIGVEQEFQQIAKTEESNLLQELACTRNGINDEEREERLEKYGYNDLSAMQKHSWVYFLVHSFADAFIVVLLVLAIVTFVVESDILSGSIILALACMSAVIRFFQDYGSYRDMQKLKEMEHDTVRIQVPGKDGTEVREVPVEEVVPGDIQLIGSGDIVSGDLYLLESKDLFVSVSAFTGESIPVEKYKGVDDRIVNAAELNNICLGGSTVNSGTGVGVVVRTGTSSYLGKISSTIHTKKKETDFDKSLSKITRILITYMIVVVIFVLLINGLVKKNWLEAFLFSISVAVGITPGMLPMIVNGTLAKGAKFLAKKKTIVKNMSAIQNLGAIDVLCTDKTGTLTMDHVVLQKYLDVNGEDSHLVLNYAWMNAYYSTGVKNLIDQAILAYGEESNAQKYAGGYVKSDEIPYDFERRRMSVLISNPGGEHLGGDVEEILPMPKDEVLITKGALESVLECCSRIRVKKEYMDIHEEDLAKINALAEQLNKEGMHVIGVAAKKKSVGDTTAFHAEDETNMTFLGIIAFLDPPKPDAKEAIRGLYDAGVHVKVISGDAPVVVEHVCKLVGMKVGDQSAVTGSDLENMSDAELSSVVEKNDIFARLSPMQKKRVVDALRNNGHVVGYMGDGVNDAPSLHDADVGISVDNATDVAKASADIILLEKSLTVILNGIYEGRRIYGNILKYMKMALSSNFGNVFSVLIASIFLPFLPMLPLQILIQNLIYDFTQIAIPWDNVDDEFLQTPHKWNSASLVSFMNVIGGFSSVFDVLTFLVLWFILGYNTLAMQNYFQTGWFIEGLISQILIVQFIRTSKRPIIDSKCDSRLALASAFGIFVGISIPDLFDNLKNTVFTEMPFEYFMYLIIILALYSTTIEIVKKSYIKKYGSWL is encoded by the coding sequence ATGATTCTAAATAATAATAAGAAGTTAGGTCCTATGCCTAAGTCAATTGGTGTTGAACAAGAGTTTCAACAAATAGCGAAAACAGAGGAATCGAATCTTCTACAGGAATTAGCTTGTACACGAAATGGTATTAACGATGAAGAAAGAGAAGAGAGATTAGAGAAGTATGGCTATAATGATTTATCTGCAATGCAGAAACATAGCTGGGTATATTTCCTTGTACATAGTTTTGCAGATGCGTTTATTGTCGTTTTACTTGTGCTAGCAATTGTGACTTTTGTTGTGGAGTCGGATATCTTATCTGGATCAATTATTCTTGCATTGGCGTGTATGAGTGCCGTAATTCGTTTCTTCCAAGACTATGGTTCCTACCGTGATATGCAGAAGTTAAAAGAGATGGAGCACGATACGGTTAGAATTCAGGTTCCAGGAAAAGATGGCACAGAAGTTCGAGAAGTACCAGTGGAAGAAGTAGTTCCTGGTGATATTCAATTGATTGGGTCTGGTGATATTGTCAGTGGTGACTTATACCTTCTTGAAAGTAAGGACTTATTCGTTTCTGTTTCTGCCTTTACAGGGGAATCCATTCCGGTAGAGAAATATAAAGGTGTTGATGATAGAATTGTCAATGCGGCAGAATTAAACAATATCTGTTTGGGTGGCTCCACTGTGAATTCCGGTACGGGTGTTGGTGTTGTGGTACGTACCGGTACGAGTTCTTATCTAGGTAAGATTTCTTCTACAATTCATACAAAGAAGAAAGAAACAGATTTTGATAAGAGCTTATCGAAGATTACAAGGATCTTAATTACCTACATGATTGTGGTGGTTATCTTCGTGTTATTAATCAATGGTTTGGTTAAGAAGAATTGGTTAGAGGCTTTCTTATTCTCTATCTCTGTTGCGGTAGGTATTACACCGGGAATGTTACCGATGATTGTCAACGGAACACTTGCTAAGGGTGCAAAATTCCTAGCAAAGAAGAAGACAATTGTTAAGAACATGTCTGCGATTCAAAATCTAGGTGCCATTGATGTTCTATGTACCGATAAGACCGGGACACTAACGATGGACCATGTTGTTCTTCAAAAATATCTTGATGTAAATGGTGAGGATTCACATTTAGTATTGAATTATGCATGGATGAATGCATACTATTCAACGGGAGTTAAGAATCTGATTGACCAAGCAATTTTAGCGTATGGGGAAGAGAGTAATGCGCAAAAATATGCTGGTGGGTATGTGAAGTCTGATGAAATTCCATATGACTTTGAACGTCGCAGAATGAGTGTGTTAATTTCTAATCCAGGTGGTGAGCACTTGGGTGGAGATGTCGAAGAAATCCTTCCAATGCCAAAGGATGAAGTGCTTATTACAAAGGGTGCTTTAGAGTCTGTATTAGAGTGCTGTAGTCGTATTCGTGTGAAGAAAGAATATATGGATATTCACGAAGAAGATCTTGCGAAAATCAACGCACTTGCAGAACAGTTAAATAAGGAAGGCATGCATGTGATTGGCGTTGCCGCAAAGAAGAAGAGTGTAGGTGATACAACAGCCTTCCATGCGGAAGATGAAACGAATATGACATTCTTAGGAATCATTGCCTTCCTAGATCCGCCAAAACCAGATGCGAAAGAAGCGATTCGTGGTTTGTATGATGCTGGTGTTCATGTGAAGGTTATTTCTGGTGATGCGCCTGTTGTTGTTGAACATGTATGCAAGCTTGTTGGTATGAAGGTTGGTGATCAGAGTGCTGTTACAGGTTCTGATTTAGAGAATATGAGTGATGCGGAATTATCTTCTGTTGTAGAGAAGAATGATATCTTTGCTCGCTTATCTCCAATGCAAAAGAAACGTGTTGTCGATGCGTTACGCAATAATGGTCATGTAGTTGGTTATATGGGTGATGGTGTGAATGATGCGCCAAGTCTACACGATGCGGATGTTGGTATCTCGGTTGATAATGCGACGGACGTTGCTAAAGCTAGTGCGGATATTATCCTGTTGGAGAAGAGCTTGACAGTTATTCTCAATGGTATTTATGAAGGTAGGCGTATTTATGGAAACATTTTGAAGTATATGAAGATGGCATTATCTAGTAACTTTGGTAATGTCTTCTCTGTACTCATTGCGTCGATCTTCTTGCCATTCTTACCGATGCTACCATTACAGATTTTGATTCAGAATTTGATTTATGACTTCACACAGATTGCGATTCCATGGGATAACGTCGATGACGAATTTCTACAGACACCGCATAAGTGGAATAGTGCTTCACTTGTTTCATTCATGAATGTTATAGGTGGCTTCTCATCTGTCTTTGATGTACTGACGTTCTTAGTATTATGGTTTATCTTAGGATATAATACATTGGCTATGCAGAATTACTTCCAGACAGGTTGGTTCATTGAAGGTCTGATTTCTCAGATTTTGATTGTACAGTTTATTCGTACATCGAAACGTCCAATCATTGATTCGAAGTGTGATTCTAGATTAGCTCTAGCATCTGCATTTGGTATCTTTGTAGGTATTTCAATTCCAGATTTATTTGATAATCTAAAGAATACTGTATTTACAGAAATGCCATTTGAATACTTTATGTATTTGATTATTATCTTGGCACTCTACAGTACTACGATTGAAATCGTAAAGAAGTCCTATATCAAGAAATATGGTTCTTGGTTATAA
- a CDS encoding TetR/AcrR family transcriptional regulator — protein MQQEQQNAFNRQCISEALIRLMETKAYDDITVTEICRIAGVSRMTYYRNYSSKREIFSDYMKMIVDEFVRVQRAKDLKVRSYEMILAGFLYFCNYERFIECLDQSNLSSILQDGLNYYIDSYVFEQGEDELRRYHLYYYSGALFNIYTVWMRNGKKENVEDVAKIVYEHVKREHQTL, from the coding sequence ATGCAACAGGAACAACAAAATGCATTCAATCGTCAGTGTATTAGTGAAGCACTGATACGTTTGATGGAAACCAAAGCGTATGATGATATTACAGTAACAGAAATCTGCCGTATAGCAGGTGTATCACGCATGACGTATTATCGAAACTATAGTAGTAAGCGTGAGATATTCAGCGATTATATGAAGATGATTGTTGATGAATTTGTTCGCGTACAACGAGCAAAGGATTTAAAAGTACGTTCGTATGAAATGATTCTTGCAGGTTTTTTATATTTCTGTAATTATGAACGCTTCATTGAATGTTTAGACCAATCGAATTTATCCTCTATCCTACAGGATGGATTGAATTACTATATCGATAGCTACGTATTTGAGCAGGGTGAAGATGAGTTACGTAGATATCACTTGTATTATTATTCAGGTGCGTTATTTAACATCTATACTGTGTGGATGCGCAATGGCAAAAAAGAAAATGTTGAGGATGTAGCGAAAATTGTTTACGAACATGTAAAAC